The window TTTTAGACTGAGTGCTCACTGGTGGGATATGATAAAATACAATTATCCTGTGGCGAAAGTTTTGTTGCAGCAACATTCTCGTTCTCACTGGAGTAATACCATAAGTGACAAAAGAAGGTTCTCGGTGTACCCAACCAtacgagttggccatacggttagggtcgtgtagcattcgggagatagtgggtttaaatcccaccattgactgccctaaagatggttttctgtgatttcccattttcacaccaggctttatcTTAATTAAATTCATGGCCACTACCTTACCAACCTTGCATCACCAAAAAcgtatgtgttagtgcgatgttaaaacacCTGCAAGAAGAAATCTTCTGACAACTGTCTGAGcgtgaagagaaattgaaatttCATGAATTCCATAGGATGAGCTCACACATTTTCCAATTTTTGAGGAATGTTATTTCAGCTCTGTTGCAGAGTGGGGATGCAAATTTCAGACTCGTTATTTCACCAACTGAGAAATCACTTCTTTTACTAAGGTAGTGAATACAGTTGTGACAGGGGTTATTTTGTAACAGACCTCTAAATTATTACAGATAGAAACTTCAATGTATAATATCTTTAAGCAAAAAGGACACCAGTACAATTATTTTGAATATGAACACATGTCATTGCTGTGTGTTCTTGTATTCCCATCATGTTACAGGGTACCAGCTTTCTGGAAAAATCAGGGAAAGGATAgggaaataaaaatgcagaaaatatacaGGGAAATCACTCGTCACGTCAAAATTAAGCTTTTGATCTAAGACTTGACCCAAACGGAATGATAAGAGAGACCAATACGTAGACACAACGCAAGACATTCACAGCGAGGAAGGAAAGTGAATTAAATGAAAAAGATTGACATACTTGTGCTAACCACTCGCAATACACTAGGCGTGCAATGTGTCTAGTAGTCCATTAATTTGACTGTGGTGTAGCCCTTCCTTTCCAATTTATCGATAACGTAATTACAGGTCTGTAATTTGATAGCAAAATTAAATGTTCGTAGATAATAACTTCCCCGGTTAATTTGTAATTACCTTGTTCttgaaatcctccctgatattcaccATTTCTCTAACCATATTGGCTCTCCACATTGGCCTGTATAATCCCAGACAGAACTTTTTATGCTGTTGGCAAGAGCGATATTCCCTGGTAGTTGTTGGCATCACTTCATTCGCCTTGTGCAGTGGGTGTATTGGAGCTGTCTTCCAGTCATCAAGTATCTTGCCAATCTCCTACCAGTCAACCAGGATCTGATGTATGACCTCTGCGATCGTAGTTCCACTTGCTTTAAGTGCTTCCACAATGGTGCCATCTTCCCCGGGTGTCTTATTATTCTTGAGGCAGTTGATGGTAGTTATTTGCTGAAGTGTAGGTGATTCAGATGGGAGGCGACATCTACTTTGTCTACTACAGGTAGTCTTTCTTTGGGCTCTTGGCAGTTGAGTAACTGGTCGAAGTAGTCTGCCAGAAGTTGCACGTTCCCACGGTTACAGGTAACCACCTTCCCTTCTGGGTTCTTGAAGTGAAGGCATGGTGGATTATACCCTGAGAGCTCCTCATTGAAAGCCGGtagaagtttctggtgttgtactaTCTGAATTCTTCATCCAACTTTTCTAGCCTTGACCGATCAATAACATCTCTTCACGCGCTTAATGGTCTTACTTGACAGTTTTTGTACCTCTGTAAAATCCTCCCAGTCTTCCTGTCGCTTAGTCAAATTCCACTTCATCCAGGGTATAGCTTGCTCGGCGACTGCGTGGTCGTACTCAGTATTCCACCATCTGTGACATTgcttccttcgaggttgtccgagaTTATACAAGGTCTTGCATACCGTGGAATTCAGTTTCGTCTCTCTTTGCAAGATGCCAGTTGCAGAACGTTCTTTACTATCATGGAGGAACTTGGAATCACTCCCGCGTGGGGCTGTTTAGAGGGTACTTGTTGCTTAGGTAGTAATCTGGTCATTATTTGGGTGAAGAAATGGTCGGAGTTGATGTTCTATCCTTTATGAACTCTCACGTTCATGATCTCTTTCCTGTTCCTTGCACTGAATGCAACATGGTGAAATGAACCAATAGCAGGGTTCGGTGACTGCCAGGTGGTCGGGTACTTCGGTTTTTTAGGAGAAACTGTGGACATGATCCTCATCTGATGCAACTTACACAGCTCTGTTACGCGCTTGCTGTTGGTGTTTGTGCGTGTATGCGCTGTATAAGGTCCCACTATGTATCTGTACCTTCGTTCTTTCCCCAGTTGGGCATAAAAGTCTAGCCTCTGCCAGAAGATTTGGGTATTCTCAGGATTCTTCTTGATAGTAGGAGCATGTgtgtgtatgaataataatatgtattaaacagttttttgtgtatagtattgacaaggcagatcaTATTATCTCCAGTTTTTCATTGTAGTAAGATTGTCATTTTGATAGATGTCGCTAGCGTGTTGCTGTGTTATCAGCATGCACCTGCTTTGCCACTTCAGTACACTTGTATCCTTGCGATCCGTATCACATTCATATCACAGCAAGTATCGCATTGCTTACTGTGCCATCTATTGCATCGTGCCAGTGTGCACTCCaccttaaggttttcggagatgttgAATTgatggaattttgttctgcaggggatcttttacatgccagtaaatctgacacaAAGTTGGCATTTCTACCACcctcaaataccactgtactgagccaggataaaacctgccgtgttgagctcagaaggccagtgctctattgtctgagctactcagcctgacagTAACTCAGAGCAGGGGTAAGTATAAATGTATACATATTTCCATCAAGTAGGCTGGTGTCTGCAGACTTTTAAAGCTAATTTTGCATGAACTGTTCCTTAACATGCTCCTTTTCCACCTCTTTACAGGAACAGGCCAAAGCACGCAAGAAAGTATTGAAAAAGGAGAATTGCCAATTAGGTTCAGATAAGAATATTTCTACTCAACGTGTAGTTTCGGGCAAGAAGAAGACCACCACAAAACGACTACTATTGTCGGAAGATATTAGGTCCCCAAAAATGTCCAAGAGAAAGACAGTAGAGAACAGTGGAGTAGAGATGCCCTCCATAAAAAGCAATAAGAGTACAATTCATAGGTCTTGTTCAGAACTGCATGACAGAGGTAATGATTCAGTTGAAGGTAGCAGGAAAAGAAGATCCAAAAAGCATTTGGGAGAGTCTCAAAGTCCTGGTAAAGAATTTCAAAGCATCAACAATGCTGCTGGTGGGAACTCTGTAAGGATTAGCAGGAAGAGTGCAAAGAAAGCTTGTCTTTGGCTGCAAGAAGCTTGTAAAGATATCTCCAAAGTATCAGAATTCACTTCATCACAGTCCCATAATTTGTGTACAAAAGAAATCAACATCATTAATATGACTGATctaaaaaaagtgactgaatttgTGAGTGAAATACGATTTTTAATTAAGTGTTCTACTAAAAATTTACTTTTAGTTAGTAAGAATTTGAAGTCAACATATGATGCCTGGTTGAGGAAGCAGTTGAACAGGGCGACTACCGAAGATCAAAAGATGATGGTGGAGGATAGCAAACCTGAAATGAAGAGAATAGAATCTATAAGAGAAGAAAGCATTGCTGTAAAACAAGAGAAGGGCAGATCCTCAGTTGCGAGCTGTGTCAACATGGAAACTATGAATGGAAGTGTTGATGTGGAGGTCACTAGTAAAACAAAGACTTCAAAGGCATACAAAAAGGAGGTAAATAGCAGTGGCAATAGTGAAAGTATGGCAGGACCAGTAGGTAAGACTAATGTGGAGGATTGCAGTAAGTGtgatacagtgttgccaaattgcaaGTGTTATCAGATGGAGGTGGATGATGAAACTGTTCAGACAGTGGAACATGATATTGCATGTAATCATCATGAGTTGCAGACAAAGTCCAAAGATACGGCAGAGAAGATATTGAGGAGTAGTAATGTTCTGTCCAATGATAGGGCAGGAGAGATGTTGGAGAGTGATGATGTTTTGTCCAAAGATAAGGCAGGGAAGATACTGGGGAGTGGTGATGTATTGTCCAAAGATAAGGCAGGGAAGATACTGGAGAGTGATGATGTTCTGCCCAGAGATGGGGCAGGAAAGGTATCGCAGAGTGGTGGTGTTCTGTCTGGAGACAGAGCAGGGGAGATTTTGGAGAGTTGTGATGGTGTGTCCAGAGATAgaatagaaaataattttgaaagtgGTGATCTTTCCAAAGATAGCATAGAGGAGAAATTTGAAAGTGATGATGTACTTTCCAAAGACAGAGTAGAAAGGAAATTGGAAAAAACTGATGTTCTATCCAAAGATGAAGCAAATAAGAAGTTGGAGAGCGGTGATGTTCTGTCCAAAGATGATGCAGGGAAGATAGTGGGGAGTGGTGATGTTCAGtccaaagaaaaatcaggtaagaAATCAGAAAGTAGTGATGTGTCCAAAGATAAAGTAGGTAAGAAACTGAAGAGTAGTGACATTCTGTCCAAAGATAAATTATGTAAGAAACTGAAGAGTAGTGATGTTCTGTCCAAAGGTAGGGCAGGGAAGAGATTGGAAAGTGGTAATGATCTATCCAGAGATAAAGCCAAGAAGAAATTGAGAAGAGTGATTGTTCTATCTAAAGATAAAAGAGAGAAAAAATTGGGAAGTGATGATGTTCCATGCAAAGAAAGGGTAGAGCAGAAATTGGAGTGTGGTGATGTTTTGTCCAAAGATAAGGCAGGGAAGATATTGGAGAGCAGTAATGTTTTGCCCCAAGATCAGTTGGGGAACATATTGGAAAGCGGTAATGTTTTGTCCAAAGATCAGTTGGGGGACATATTGGAGAGTGGTAATGTTTTATCCGATGATAAGGCAGGGAAGATGTCAGAGGGAGGTGATATTCCATCCAAAGATGATGCAGGGAAGATATTGGGGAGTGGTGATGTTCTGTCCAAAGATGAGGCATGGAAGATGTCAGAGGGAGATGATGTTCCATCCAAAGATGATCCAGGGAAGATATTGGGGAGTGGTGATGTTCTGTCCAAAGATAAGGCAGGGAAGATGTTAGAGGGAGGTGATGTTCCATTCAAAGATGATGCAGGAAAAATATTGGAGAGTAGTGGTAATCTTTTTGAGAAGCAGGACAATCAAGATGATGTGATAAAGGCTACGAACAAATATAGAGTTAAGAAAAACAAGAACTGTCCTTTTATTGAACAAAATACTGAACATTCATTGGCAGATAAGGGTCAATATGAGAGTTGTATGATGGCAAATGCTAGTCAAGGTGATGTAGGAATTAAGGGAACGATAGATAGCATTGATGATACAGAAACAGGGAAGTTGAAAGTTTCACTAAAAGATAAAGTGATGGATGGTGAAATAGGTTGGTGTAGGAGTGTGGAAGTAATGGGTTCTGTTCAAGATTGTGTAAATTCTGATGCAGAAACAGTGAAATTCAATGTGTCTCCGAAAGATAGTAGATCAGAAAGTGTTAAGTTTGTGAATGATGCAAAAATTGAGAAAGAATTGCAAGAAAAATCATTTCAAGATGCTCAAGTGCTAGAAGATAAGAAACCATATACGAATTCCCTTTCACATTCAGATGGTTTCCCTAAGGAGGAAGGAAAGAACTGTCCTTGTGTTGAACAAAATACTGAACATTCATTGGCAGATGAGGGTGAAGTGATAGTAGAACATGGGAGTGATATTATGACGAGTGCTAGTCAAGGTGATGTAGGAAATAAGGGAACGATAGATAGCGTTGATGATACAGAAATAGCGAAGTTGAAAGTTTCACTAAAAGATAAATCCATAGATAGTGAAACAGATTGGTGTAAGAGTGTGGCAGCAATGAGTTCTGTTCAAGATTGTGGAGATTCTGATGCAGAAACAGTGAAATTCGATGTTTCTCTTAAATGTAGTAGATCAGACAGTGATATGTTTTTTAAGGATGCAAAAATTGAGAAAGAACTTCAAGAAAAATCATTTCAAGTTGCACAAGTGCTAGAAGATAAGAAACCATATACTAATTCTCTTCCACATTCAGATGTTTGCCCTGAGAAGGGAAAACCAAACATTGATCCACCCTTAAGTACTATAGGTGGTTGTGATGCAATTAAAAATGACCCGAAAAGAGTATCTGCTGAATATATTGAAGACGCTCTAACAGCAAGGGTAGCATTGCTGGAGGACAGTTCTGATGAGCTCAGTGAAAGTTCTGTGATTTTTAGTGGTAAGAAGAGATGGAGAGTTAAAAGTACAGCTGAGGAAAGGAAGAAAGGGgataatttttttcagaaaataaaaagaagaagaatggacaatACAAATGATAATAGTACACTAGATGATACAGGGAAGATGTTGAAGTGTGGTGGTGATCTGTGTGAGAAGCTGGACAATCAAGGAGATGTGATAAAGATTATGAATAAATATAGAGTTGAAGAGAACAGTTATTTTATTGAGCAAAATAATGAAGGTAGAGGTGAAGTGATAGTAGAACATGAGAGTGGTATTATGACAAGTGCTAGTCAAGGTGATGTGGAAATTAAGGGAACGATAGATAGCATTGATGATACAAAAGCAGGGAAGTTGAATGTTTCACTAAAAGATTTTGAGTCATCAGGTGATGATGCTGTTGAGAAATCTGCAGAACTGGTCGTGTCAGAATGTAAAGAGACTTGTCGTGACAGTTACGAGGATGAGAAGTTACATTCTGTGTATGCCGTTCTAGTAGAAAAAGTGGGTGGTGGTGATGGAGTTAAGAAGAGCTTTCCAGAGAAGAATGTCACTTCTAGAGAGATTTCCAAAGACAGTGGGAATTCTGATGTCGAAAGGACTAAAGAGGAGGAATGTGGAGCTGGTGATGCTCCAGGTAACAAGTTGGAGACTGGTTGTGATGGAAGGTGTGTATTTCTATAGCTATTCTTCAGTACGTAGGTAAGTCAGAAGATAATTTTCCCTAATTTCTGGAGGAGAACCTGAAATGGCTAAAAAATAGTAAAGCTCGTGTTGATTTTGGCACTTTACTTTTATTTCTTCATGGTAGAACCAAAATGAATTGAAATAAAATAGTTTGACGACTGACACTGGAACATTTGTCTCTAGTTGAACTAAGTGATCTTTTCGTAATTAATCACGAAACTCACTGCATTTAAAATTCAGTTGCATTGATTAGTTATAACCTAAAAAGACATTTCAAAATATGGACACAATTTATGTATTTCAGTTTGGCCATGTACAAGATATTCTGACACAACCGTCATCACcgtcattttccaactccagtttcccggctgtggtgtacaagcgctcgccatttcTTCATGTCTGCAAATATCTTCTATTCCAGGATatcttcccatttgagacctctctcctccacatttGATTTTGCTGTATCTATCCAGCATGTCCTTGGCTTTCACCTTGGTCTTTATCCTTGGGCAGTAAGGTCAGAGTGTTTCCTGGCAAGTCTCTCGCTCTtctgacacaataataataataacataaaaagAGAGATATTCACTGCTTACAAGCTAcgcaataattaataataaacatattaacATTCTACAGGTGCCACATAAATATCACTAGTGCTACAACCTAGGAATCCGTTATGAAAGAATCATGAATAGAAATAATATCTGATCTGCTTGAATGCCATTGATATGAAGATATTTTTACTAGAAAGTTTCATGATAAATATTTCAGAACATTTGGAAAAAATGTTTGGGGCTGCTGTGGGATCCATTTTCCATTTcacttagattttttttttttttttttaactcaagAAACTGTCACATTTTTAGATTTAAAGTTTGGCTACAAAATGCAGGTCACGGAAGTAATCTTATCACTCAGTGACAGGTCTCAGAAGAGTTGGATCCTTTGGTGgtaaaaagaaatataatttttaatttgacTCTTTAATGTAACCCAGCTTGCAACCCAGGTCATAGCAAATTGTAGGCATATTCATGTGCAGTAGTTACTTGAACTGTGAGCCTAAGTGTACGTCCTACTTCTCCTGTAAgagaatatcttatatttttcacttttcaattcacaGAAAGATAAAACCAGTTATTTTGCAAATTTACTAATACAGAAAAAGAATATTCATAAACACACTGCAGCTTTAGGCCAACAATCGCTTTCCTTACTTTTGTGGTGGCAGTAGCACTGTAGGCAGCAGAGAACATTCACACCCTGcttgttaacatgtgattcagtgAGAGTCGTCACACTGGTCATCTCTGTTCGTTCTGGTGTTACCAAATTTGTTTTCTATGTACAGTTTACCTTTC is drawn from Anabrus simplex isolate iqAnaSimp1 chromosome 1, ASM4041472v1, whole genome shotgun sequence and contains these coding sequences:
- the LOC136857367 gene encoding titin homolog, giving the protein MSKRKTVENSGVEMPSIKSNKSTIHRSCSELHDRGNDSVEGSRKRRSKKHLGESQSPGKEFQSINNAAGGNSVRISRKSAKKACLWLQEACKDISKVSEFTSSQSHNLCTKEINIINMTDLKKVTEFVSEIRFLIKCSTKNLLLVSKNLKSTYDAWLRKQLNRATTEDQKMMVEDSKPEMKRIESIREESIAVKQEKGRSSVASCVNMETMNGSVDVEVTSKTKTSKAYKKEVNSSGNSESMAGPVGKTNVEDCSKCDTVLPNCKCYQMEVDDETVQTVEHDIACNHHELQTKSKDTAEKILRSSNVLSNDRAGEMLESDDVLSKDKAGKILGSGDVLSKDKAGKILESDDVLPRDGAGKVSQSGGVLSGDRAGEILESCDGVSRDRIENNFESGDLSKDSIEEKFESDDVLSKDRVERKLEKTDVLSKDEANKKLESGDVLSKDDAGKIVGSGDVQSKEKSGKKSESSDVSKDKVGKKLKSSDILSKDKLCKKLKSSDVLSKGRAGKRLESGNDLSRDKAKKKLRRVIVLSKDKREKKLGSDDVPCKERVEQKLECGDVLSKDKAGKILESSNVLPQDQLGNILESGNVLSKDQLGDILESGNVLSDDKAGKMSEGGDIPSKDDAGKILGSGDVLSKDEAWKMSEGDDVPSKDDPGKILGSGDVLSKDKAGKMLEGGDVPFKDDAGKILESSGNLFEKQDNQDDVIKATNKYRVKKNKNCPFIEQNTEHSLADKGQYESCMMANASQGDVGIKGTIDSIDDTETGKLKVSLKDKVMDGEIGWCRSVEVMGSVQDCVNSDAETVKFNVSPKDSRSESVKFVNDAKIEKELQEKSFQDAQVLEDKKPYTNSLSHSDGFPKEEGKNCPCVEQNTEHSLADEGEVIVEHGSDIMTSASQGDVGNKGTIDSVDDTEIAKLKVSLKDKSIDSETDWCKSVAAMSSVQDCGDSDAETVKFDVSLKCSRSDSDMFFKDAKIEKELQEKSFQVAQVLEDKKPYTNSLPHSDVCPEKGKPNIDPPLSTIGGCDAIKNDPKRVSAEYIEDALTARVALLEDSSDELSESSVIFSGKKRWRVKSTAEERKKGDNFFQKIKRRRMDNTNDNSTLDDTGKMLKCGGDLCEKLDNQGDVIKIMNKYRVEENSYFIEQNNEGRGEVIVEHESGIMTSASQGDVEIKGTIDSIDDTKAGKLNVSLKDFESSGDDAVEKSAELVVSECKETCRDSYEDEKLHSVYAVLVEKVGGGDGVKKSFPEKNVTSREISKDSGNSDVERTKEEECGAGDAPGNKLETGCDGRLLTLRTVEQEPVRKSELNSDIECQKRQTTSGTNVQISESNTQSLVLNYHITNEFGNCLAQCPVGKYSDRDRDLEMSYKELSDKILTFREKLAKN